From the Harpia harpyja isolate bHarHar1 chromosome 16, bHarHar1 primary haplotype, whole genome shotgun sequence genome, one window contains:
- the SMAP2 gene encoding stromal membrane-associated protein 2 isoform X2 translates to MTGKSVRDVDRYQAVLASLLVEEENKYCADCQAKGPRWASWNIGVFICIRCAGIHRNLGVHISRVKSVNLDQWTQEQIQCMQEMGNGKANRLYEAYLPENFRRPQTDQAVESFIRDKYEKKKYMDRSIDINAFRKEKDDKWKRSNETVSERKLEPIIFEKVKMPQKKEETQQSRKSSPKSTEPVMDLLGLDAPVTTTVTNGRPSSLEKDLDLFASVGSNSDSRKVAGSMPTSGSAGSVPENLNLFPEPGGKGEEVGKKQLSKDSILSLYGSQTPQLPAQGAMFMAPAQMAYPAAAYTSFPGVAPSSSMMGGMMAPSVGMMAQPGAAGVVTPMAIPAGYVGNVQAAVIGVPNGMMAAQQAGYVAGMAAVPQPVYGVQPAQQLQWNIAQMTQQMAGMNFYGANGMMGYGQSMGGGGAQGSNQSLSTPMWK, encoded by the exons GGCCACGATGGGCATCCTGGAATATCGGTGTATTCATCTGTATTCGTTGTGCTGGGATCCACAGGAACCTAGGAGTTCACATATCCAGAGTGAAATCTGTCAATCTTGACCAGTGGACACAAGAACAGATACAG TGCATGCAAGAGATgggaaatggaaaagcaaatcGTCTTTATGAAGCCTACCTGCCAGAGAACTTCAGGCGACCTCAAACAGATCA AGCTGTGGAGAGCTTCATTCGGGATAAATAcgaaaagaagaaatacatggaCCGAAGTATTGACATCAATGCATTTAGG aaagaaaaggatgacAAATGGAAAAGGAGTAATGAGACAGtatcagaaagaaaactggaacCTATCATCTTTGAGAAGGTGAAAATG cctcaaaagaaagaagaaacgcAGCAGTCTAGAAAAAGTTCTCCTAAATCTACTGAACCAGTAATGGACTTGCTAGGACTTG ATGCTCCTGTGACAACCACCGTTACAAACGGCAGGCCTAGCAGCTTAGAGAAGGATCTTGATCTTTTCGCATCGGTGGGATCAAACTCTGACTCGAGGAAG GTCGCTGGCTCTATGCCAACGTCTGGAAGTGCTGGTTCTGTTCCCGAAAACCTGAATCTCTTCCCTGAGCCAGGAGGCAAAGGGGAGGAAGTGGGGAAGAAGCAGCTCTCTAAAGACTCTATCCTGTCCTTGTACGGCTCTCAAACACCTCAGCTGCCTGCACAAG GAGCAATGTTCATGGCCCCAGCTCAGATGGCATATCCTGCGGCAGCATATACCAGCTTTCCAGGAGTAGCCCCCTCCAGCAGCATGATGGGAGGCATGATGGCACCATCAGTGGGAATGATGgcccagcctggagctgcaggGGTGGTGACTCCCATGGCCATACCAGCTGGATATGTGGGTAACGTGCAGGCAGCTGTCATTGGTGTCCCCAATGGGATGATGGCTGCACAGCAAGCTGGCTACGTAGCTGGCATGGCAGCAGTTCCCCAGCCTGTCTATGGTgtgcagccagcacagcagctTCAGTGGAACATCGCTCAG ATGACCCAGCAGATGGCTGGGATGAACTTCTATGGAGCTAATGGCATGATGGGATATGGACAGTCAATGGGTGGAGGAGGTGCCCAGGGAAGCAATCAGTCCCTCAGCACTCCGATGTGGAAATGA
- the SMAP2 gene encoding stromal membrane-associated protein 2 isoform X1, whose protein sequence is MTGKSVRDVDRYQAVLASLLVEEENKYCADCQAKGPRWASWNIGVFICIRCAGIHRNLGVHISRVKSVNLDQWTQEQIQCMQEMGNGKANRLYEAYLPENFRRPQTDQAVESFIRDKYEKKKYMDRSIDINAFRKEKDDKWKRSNETVSERKLEPIIFEKVKMPQKKEETQQSRKSSPKSTEPVMDLLGLALSLPDAPVTTTVTNGRPSSLEKDLDLFASVGSNSDSRKVAGSMPTSGSAGSVPENLNLFPEPGGKGEEVGKKQLSKDSILSLYGSQTPQLPAQGAMFMAPAQMAYPAAAYTSFPGVAPSSSMMGGMMAPSVGMMAQPGAAGVVTPMAIPAGYVGNVQAAVIGVPNGMMAAQQAGYVAGMAAVPQPVYGVQPAQQLQWNIAQMTQQMAGMNFYGANGMMGYGQSMGGGGAQGSNQSLSTPMWK, encoded by the exons GGCCACGATGGGCATCCTGGAATATCGGTGTATTCATCTGTATTCGTTGTGCTGGGATCCACAGGAACCTAGGAGTTCACATATCCAGAGTGAAATCTGTCAATCTTGACCAGTGGACACAAGAACAGATACAG TGCATGCAAGAGATgggaaatggaaaagcaaatcGTCTTTATGAAGCCTACCTGCCAGAGAACTTCAGGCGACCTCAAACAGATCA AGCTGTGGAGAGCTTCATTCGGGATAAATAcgaaaagaagaaatacatggaCCGAAGTATTGACATCAATGCATTTAGG aaagaaaaggatgacAAATGGAAAAGGAGTAATGAGACAGtatcagaaagaaaactggaacCTATCATCTTTGAGAAGGTGAAAATG cctcaaaagaaagaagaaacgcAGCAGTCTAGAAAAAGTTCTCCTAAATCTACTGAACCAGTAATGGACTTGCTAGGACTTG CTTTGTCTCTCCCAGATGCTCCTGTGACAACCACCGTTACAAACGGCAGGCCTAGCAGCTTAGAGAAGGATCTTGATCTTTTCGCATCGGTGGGATCAAACTCTGACTCGAGGAAG GTCGCTGGCTCTATGCCAACGTCTGGAAGTGCTGGTTCTGTTCCCGAAAACCTGAATCTCTTCCCTGAGCCAGGAGGCAAAGGGGAGGAAGTGGGGAAGAAGCAGCTCTCTAAAGACTCTATCCTGTCCTTGTACGGCTCTCAAACACCTCAGCTGCCTGCACAAG GAGCAATGTTCATGGCCCCAGCTCAGATGGCATATCCTGCGGCAGCATATACCAGCTTTCCAGGAGTAGCCCCCTCCAGCAGCATGATGGGAGGCATGATGGCACCATCAGTGGGAATGATGgcccagcctggagctgcaggGGTGGTGACTCCCATGGCCATACCAGCTGGATATGTGGGTAACGTGCAGGCAGCTGTCATTGGTGTCCCCAATGGGATGATGGCTGCACAGCAAGCTGGCTACGTAGCTGGCATGGCAGCAGTTCCCCAGCCTGTCTATGGTgtgcagccagcacagcagctTCAGTGGAACATCGCTCAG ATGACCCAGCAGATGGCTGGGATGAACTTCTATGGAGCTAATGGCATGATGGGATATGGACAGTCAATGGGTGGAGGAGGTGCCCAGGGAAGCAATCAGTCCCTCAGCACTCCGATGTGGAAATGA
- the SMAP2 gene encoding stromal membrane-associated protein 2 isoform X3: MTGKSVRDVDRYQAVLASLLVEEENKYCADCQAKGPRWASWNIGVFICIRCAGIHRNLGVHISRVKSVNLDQWTQEQIQKEKDDKWKRSNETVSERKLEPIIFEKVKMPQKKEETQQSRKSSPKSTEPVMDLLGLALSLPDAPVTTTVTNGRPSSLEKDLDLFASVGSNSDSRKVAGSMPTSGSAGSVPENLNLFPEPGGKGEEVGKKQLSKDSILSLYGSQTPQLPAQGAMFMAPAQMAYPAAAYTSFPGVAPSSSMMGGMMAPSVGMMAQPGAAGVVTPMAIPAGYVGNVQAAVIGVPNGMMAAQQAGYVAGMAAVPQPVYGVQPAQQLQWNIAQMTQQMAGMNFYGANGMMGYGQSMGGGGAQGSNQSLSTPMWK; encoded by the exons GGCCACGATGGGCATCCTGGAATATCGGTGTATTCATCTGTATTCGTTGTGCTGGGATCCACAGGAACCTAGGAGTTCACATATCCAGAGTGAAATCTGTCAATCTTGACCAGTGGACACAAGAACAGATACAG aaagaaaaggatgacAAATGGAAAAGGAGTAATGAGACAGtatcagaaagaaaactggaacCTATCATCTTTGAGAAGGTGAAAATG cctcaaaagaaagaagaaacgcAGCAGTCTAGAAAAAGTTCTCCTAAATCTACTGAACCAGTAATGGACTTGCTAGGACTTG CTTTGTCTCTCCCAGATGCTCCTGTGACAACCACCGTTACAAACGGCAGGCCTAGCAGCTTAGAGAAGGATCTTGATCTTTTCGCATCGGTGGGATCAAACTCTGACTCGAGGAAG GTCGCTGGCTCTATGCCAACGTCTGGAAGTGCTGGTTCTGTTCCCGAAAACCTGAATCTCTTCCCTGAGCCAGGAGGCAAAGGGGAGGAAGTGGGGAAGAAGCAGCTCTCTAAAGACTCTATCCTGTCCTTGTACGGCTCTCAAACACCTCAGCTGCCTGCACAAG GAGCAATGTTCATGGCCCCAGCTCAGATGGCATATCCTGCGGCAGCATATACCAGCTTTCCAGGAGTAGCCCCCTCCAGCAGCATGATGGGAGGCATGATGGCACCATCAGTGGGAATGATGgcccagcctggagctgcaggGGTGGTGACTCCCATGGCCATACCAGCTGGATATGTGGGTAACGTGCAGGCAGCTGTCATTGGTGTCCCCAATGGGATGATGGCTGCACAGCAAGCTGGCTACGTAGCTGGCATGGCAGCAGTTCCCCAGCCTGTCTATGGTgtgcagccagcacagcagctTCAGTGGAACATCGCTCAG ATGACCCAGCAGATGGCTGGGATGAACTTCTATGGAGCTAATGGCATGATGGGATATGGACAGTCAATGGGTGGAGGAGGTGCCCAGGGAAGCAATCAGTCCCTCAGCACTCCGATGTGGAAATGA
- the SMAP2 gene encoding stromal membrane-associated protein 2 isoform X4 encodes MTGKSVRDVDRYQAVLASLLVEEENKYCADCQAKGPRWASWNIGVFICIRCAGIHRNLGVHISRVKSVNLDQWTQEQIQKEKDDKWKRSNETVSERKLEPIIFEKVKMPQKKEETQQSRKSSPKSTEPVMDLLGLDAPVTTTVTNGRPSSLEKDLDLFASVGSNSDSRKVAGSMPTSGSAGSVPENLNLFPEPGGKGEEVGKKQLSKDSILSLYGSQTPQLPAQGAMFMAPAQMAYPAAAYTSFPGVAPSSSMMGGMMAPSVGMMAQPGAAGVVTPMAIPAGYVGNVQAAVIGVPNGMMAAQQAGYVAGMAAVPQPVYGVQPAQQLQWNIAQMTQQMAGMNFYGANGMMGYGQSMGGGGAQGSNQSLSTPMWK; translated from the exons GGCCACGATGGGCATCCTGGAATATCGGTGTATTCATCTGTATTCGTTGTGCTGGGATCCACAGGAACCTAGGAGTTCACATATCCAGAGTGAAATCTGTCAATCTTGACCAGTGGACACAAGAACAGATACAG aaagaaaaggatgacAAATGGAAAAGGAGTAATGAGACAGtatcagaaagaaaactggaacCTATCATCTTTGAGAAGGTGAAAATG cctcaaaagaaagaagaaacgcAGCAGTCTAGAAAAAGTTCTCCTAAATCTACTGAACCAGTAATGGACTTGCTAGGACTTG ATGCTCCTGTGACAACCACCGTTACAAACGGCAGGCCTAGCAGCTTAGAGAAGGATCTTGATCTTTTCGCATCGGTGGGATCAAACTCTGACTCGAGGAAG GTCGCTGGCTCTATGCCAACGTCTGGAAGTGCTGGTTCTGTTCCCGAAAACCTGAATCTCTTCCCTGAGCCAGGAGGCAAAGGGGAGGAAGTGGGGAAGAAGCAGCTCTCTAAAGACTCTATCCTGTCCTTGTACGGCTCTCAAACACCTCAGCTGCCTGCACAAG GAGCAATGTTCATGGCCCCAGCTCAGATGGCATATCCTGCGGCAGCATATACCAGCTTTCCAGGAGTAGCCCCCTCCAGCAGCATGATGGGAGGCATGATGGCACCATCAGTGGGAATGATGgcccagcctggagctgcaggGGTGGTGACTCCCATGGCCATACCAGCTGGATATGTGGGTAACGTGCAGGCAGCTGTCATTGGTGTCCCCAATGGGATGATGGCTGCACAGCAAGCTGGCTACGTAGCTGGCATGGCAGCAGTTCCCCAGCCTGTCTATGGTgtgcagccagcacagcagctTCAGTGGAACATCGCTCAG ATGACCCAGCAGATGGCTGGGATGAACTTCTATGGAGCTAATGGCATGATGGGATATGGACAGTCAATGGGTGGAGGAGGTGCCCAGGGAAGCAATCAGTCCCTCAGCACTCCGATGTGGAAATGA
- the SMAP2 gene encoding stromal membrane-associated protein 2 isoform X5 — protein sequence MQEMGNGKANRLYEAYLPENFRRPQTDQAVESFIRDKYEKKKYMDRSIDINAFRKEKDDKWKRSNETVSERKLEPIIFEKVKMPQKKEETQQSRKSSPKSTEPVMDLLGLALSLPDAPVTTTVTNGRPSSLEKDLDLFASVGSNSDSRKVAGSMPTSGSAGSVPENLNLFPEPGGKGEEVGKKQLSKDSILSLYGSQTPQLPAQGAMFMAPAQMAYPAAAYTSFPGVAPSSSMMGGMMAPSVGMMAQPGAAGVVTPMAIPAGYVGNVQAAVIGVPNGMMAAQQAGYVAGMAAVPQPVYGVQPAQQLQWNIAQMTQQMAGMNFYGANGMMGYGQSMGGGGAQGSNQSLSTPMWK from the exons ATGCAAGAGATgggaaatggaaaagcaaatcGTCTTTATGAAGCCTACCTGCCAGAGAACTTCAGGCGACCTCAAACAGATCA AGCTGTGGAGAGCTTCATTCGGGATAAATAcgaaaagaagaaatacatggaCCGAAGTATTGACATCAATGCATTTAGG aaagaaaaggatgacAAATGGAAAAGGAGTAATGAGACAGtatcagaaagaaaactggaacCTATCATCTTTGAGAAGGTGAAAATG cctcaaaagaaagaagaaacgcAGCAGTCTAGAAAAAGTTCTCCTAAATCTACTGAACCAGTAATGGACTTGCTAGGACTTG CTTTGTCTCTCCCAGATGCTCCTGTGACAACCACCGTTACAAACGGCAGGCCTAGCAGCTTAGAGAAGGATCTTGATCTTTTCGCATCGGTGGGATCAAACTCTGACTCGAGGAAG GTCGCTGGCTCTATGCCAACGTCTGGAAGTGCTGGTTCTGTTCCCGAAAACCTGAATCTCTTCCCTGAGCCAGGAGGCAAAGGGGAGGAAGTGGGGAAGAAGCAGCTCTCTAAAGACTCTATCCTGTCCTTGTACGGCTCTCAAACACCTCAGCTGCCTGCACAAG GAGCAATGTTCATGGCCCCAGCTCAGATGGCATATCCTGCGGCAGCATATACCAGCTTTCCAGGAGTAGCCCCCTCCAGCAGCATGATGGGAGGCATGATGGCACCATCAGTGGGAATGATGgcccagcctggagctgcaggGGTGGTGACTCCCATGGCCATACCAGCTGGATATGTGGGTAACGTGCAGGCAGCTGTCATTGGTGTCCCCAATGGGATGATGGCTGCACAGCAAGCTGGCTACGTAGCTGGCATGGCAGCAGTTCCCCAGCCTGTCTATGGTgtgcagccagcacagcagctTCAGTGGAACATCGCTCAG ATGACCCAGCAGATGGCTGGGATGAACTTCTATGGAGCTAATGGCATGATGGGATATGGACAGTCAATGGGTGGAGGAGGTGCCCAGGGAAGCAATCAGTCCCTCAGCACTCCGATGTGGAAATGA
- the RIMS3 gene encoding regulating synaptic membrane exocytosis protein 3 — MFNGDASSSAARNVVRSSSISGEMYNIEKSARGSADSVTVTASKKRRSSLGAKMVAIVGLSQWSKSTLQLNQTEGGPKKLRSNIRRSTETGIAVEMRTRVTRQGSRESTDGSTNSNSSDGTFIFPTTRLGAESQFSDFLDGLGPGQLVGRQTLATPPMGDVHVGMADRNGQLEVEVIQARGLIPKMGSKSIPATYVKVYLLENGVCLAKKKTKVVKKTCDPSYQQPLLFEESPQGKVLQVIVWGDYGRMDHKCFMGMAQIILEELDLSSAVAGWYKLFPTSSLADSSIGPLTRRLSQSSLESSTSPSCP; from the exons ATGTTCAACGGGGATGCCAGCTCCTCGGCGGCCAGGAATGTCGTCCGCAGCTCCAGCATCAGCGGCGAGATGTACAACATCGAGAAGAGCGCGCGGGGCAGCGCCGACTCCGTCACCGTCACCGCCAGCAAGAAGAGGCGCTCCAGCCTGGGTGCCAAGATGGTGGCCATCGTGGGGCTGTCCCAGTGGAGCAAGAGCACGCTGCAGCTCAACCAGACCG AGGGTGGTCCCAAAAAGCTGCGCAGCAACATCCGGAGAAGCACGGAGACCGGCATCGCGGTGGAGATGAGGACCAGGGTCACCCGGCAAGGCAGCCGGGAGTCCACCGACGGCAGCACCAACAGCAACAGCTCCGACGGCAC GTTCATCTTCCCCACGACCCGGCTGGGCGCCGAGAGCCAGTTCAGCGATTTTCTCGACGGGCTGGGGCCAGGCCAGCTGGTGGGGCGGCAGACGCTGGCCACCCCGCCGATGG GCGATGTCCACGTTGGCATGGCTGACCGGAACGGGCAGCTGGAGGTGGAGGTGATCCAGGCGAGGGGACTTATCCCGAAGATGGGCTCCAAGTCCATCCCTG CCACCTACGTGAAAGTTTACCTGTTGGAGAACGGCGTCTGCCTCGCCAAGAAGAAGACCAAGGTGGTGAAGAAAACCTGTGACCCGTCGTACCAGCAGCCTCTGCTCTTCGAGGAGAGCCCCCAGGGCAAAGTCCTGCAG GTGATCGTCTGGGGAGATTACGGGCGCATGGACCACAAGTGCTTCATGGGGATGGCCCAGATCATCTTGGAGGAGCTCGATCTCTCCAGCGCGGTCGCGGGCTGGTACAAACTCTTCCCCACCTCCTCGCTGGCCGACTCCAGCATCGGACCTCTGACGCGCCGTCTCTCCCAGTCCTCCCTGGAGAGTTccaccagcccctcctgcccGTAG